The following proteins come from a genomic window of Bacteroidia bacterium:
- a CDS encoding YraN family protein, whose translation MAEHNDFGKMGESMAVAYLRSQGLEILEVNWQHKKFELDIVAKEGDFLVIIEVKTRKTNFFGEPEEFVKRSKQRQLIEGANAYLESKKRSEEIRFDIVSVLYNANQSKINHIRNAYTTIG comes from the coding sequence ATGGCTGAACACAATGATTTCGGCAAAATGGGCGAATCTATGGCCGTCGCCTACCTTCGAAGCCAAGGACTTGAAATATTAGAAGTAAATTGGCAACATAAAAAATTTGAATTAGATATTGTGGCAAAAGAAGGTGACTTTTTGGTTATTATTGAGGTAAAAACCAGGAAAACAAACTTTTTTGGTGAACCTGAAGAATTTGTCAAACGTTCTAAGCAAAGGCAATTGATAGAAGGAGCCAATGCATACCTAGAAAGTAAAAAAAGATCGGAAGAGATTCGATTCGATATCGTTTCGGTACTGTATAATGCCAATCAATCGAAAATCAATCACATTCGAAACGCATATACCACAATTGGATAA
- a CDS encoding peroxiredoxin, whose product MPLVGKKAPSFKAKAVVMGEEIVDDFSLDQYIGKKYVVFFFYPKDFTFVCPTELHAFQEKLAEFESRNCAVVACSTDTEQSHWGWLQVPKKQGGIQGITYPIVADTTKTISTNYDVLFGEYEYDENGHLAANGPMIAFRGLYLIDKNGMIRHQLINDLPLGRNVDEAIRVLDALQFNEEKGEVCPANWTKGKEGMQGTHQGVASYLASH is encoded by the coding sequence ATGCCATTAGTAGGAAAAAAAGCCCCATCATTCAAAGCGAAAGCAGTTGTAATGGGCGAAGAAATCGTTGATGATTTCTCCTTGGATCAATACATTGGAAAAAAATATGTAGTGTTTTTCTTTTATCCAAAAGATTTCACCTTTGTTTGTCCAACTGAACTTCATGCATTTCAAGAGAAATTAGCTGAGTTTGAATCACGTAACTGTGCTGTAGTCGCTTGTAGTACCGACACAGAGCAAAGTCACTGGGGTTGGTTACAGGTTCCAAAAAAACAAGGTGGAATTCAAGGAATTACTTACCCAATTGTTGCCGACACCACAAAAACCATTTCAACTAATTACGATGTTCTTTTCGGAGAATATGAGTATGATGAAAATGGACACTTGGCCGCTAATGGTCCAATGATTGCTTTTAGAGGGTTGTACTTAATTGATAAAAATGGTATGATTCGCCACCAGTTGATTAATGATTTGCCTTTAGGCCGTAATGTTGATGAGGCAATCCGTGTTTTGGATGCTTTACAATTCAACGAAGAAAAAGGAGAAGTTTGTCCTGCCAACTGGACAAAAGGTAAAGAAGGAATGCAAGGAACACATCAAGGTGTTGCCAGCTACCTAGCAAGTCACTAA
- a CDS encoding T9SS type A sorting domain-containing protein, with amino-acid sequence MNFTRILFTAVGLGSFLSTNSVFSQLVTNNGANAYIKPGCLVVVKNASVDNASGLIDNAGDFYIDQNITNGGTLTGGGAAGNYFIGGNWINNGTFTADQSKVELNGAAQQITGTVPTSFYNLKLLGTGVKSQTLDATTTNTLDLGSQELATNGSKHFVTNPATNAILFTTGFVSSTGIGRLSRTMNTNSPYLFPVGSALGTPRYRPLEITPTVAGTQSFDVRMANVDATTEGYNRSTRDITVCDINPLFYHLIERSNGSNPANITFFYIPANDGNYSNNAHWQNLPQWEDMGTVTNGTSGSFTTQTTSNWSNFSTSAFALSKPAPVVTISGLNPAYCAADPSVPLTGSPAGGIFSGQGVSGNIFNPSSIAPGNYIISYTYTDPITQCSTTATASTTINALPVVTVTPSGPTSFCSGQTVDLTASGALSYTWSNGQNAPTITVSNTGSFTVTGSDANGCRSLPVATSINVLSSPVPTVTSSGGTNTICTGATLTLTASPAQTYSWSNSATTPSISVTSPGTYDLTVTYANGCQATTSFVLNQGVPPVPTIVEDGPLSFCAGGNVILATTQPYLTYSWNNYNSTSNFINVINAGSYSVTVTDGSGCTGTSNTISVNVFALPNPSVTPTGLVEICSGDNVTASTQSGFVSYAWSPSGGTSETATFTQSGYYYVSVTDNNGCINTSDSVHVVVHNLPNPITITANGPTNFCEGNSVVLSAPSGYQSYTWNDGSTTQNLFVDSAGAYACVVTDQNGCSPATGSNAIVVNVFNGTPPVASFSGNTLSSTPAISYQWYYNGNIILGATGQDYQATSSGVYYVIVTDANGCILKSNTLEFTYIGFEEMGLQNIDIFPNPTENQVIIEVKFNAPTDYTIEFTDMLGNQVLKTDSFKNKDEMKKSYDLTELAAGIYFVKLNANGESFVQKLIKN; translated from the coding sequence ATGAATTTTACTAGAATACTTTTCACAGCGGTTGGATTAGGTTCTTTCCTTTCAACAAATTCTGTGTTTTCTCAATTGGTAACTAACAATGGAGCTAATGCTTATATCAAACCGGGATGTTTGGTTGTTGTTAAGAATGCATCAGTAGACAATGCTTCCGGATTAATTGATAATGCCGGAGATTTTTATATAGACCAGAATATAACTAATGGAGGTACCTTAACGGGAGGTGGTGCTGCCGGAAATTATTTTATAGGAGGAAACTGGATTAACAACGGAACTTTTACCGCCGACCAAAGTAAGGTAGAATTAAATGGTGCTGCCCAGCAAATAACCGGAACCGTACCAACCAGTTTTTATAATTTGAAATTACTCGGTACCGGCGTTAAATCACAAACATTGGACGCAACCACCACCAATACCTTGGACTTAGGTTCTCAGGAATTGGCTACCAATGGTAGTAAACATTTTGTTACTAATCCGGCCACCAATGCAATTTTGTTCACCACAGGTTTCGTAAGTAGCACCGGTATTGGTCGTTTAAGCCGTACCATGAATACCAACAGTCCTTATTTGTTTCCGGTGGGTTCTGCATTAGGTACTCCTCGTTACAGACCTCTTGAGATAACACCAACTGTTGCCGGAACTCAATCTTTCGATGTAAGAATGGCCAATGTTGATGCTACTACGGAAGGTTATAACAGATCCACACGCGATATTACTGTTTGTGATATTAATCCTTTGTTCTACCATCTCATTGAACGGTCTAATGGTTCCAATCCTGCCAATATTACTTTCTTTTATATTCCTGCAAACGATGGTAATTACAGCAATAATGCACATTGGCAAAATCTTCCGCAATGGGAAGATATGGGAACTGTAACTAATGGAACCAGTGGTAGCTTTACAACCCAAACCACCTCTAACTGGAGCAACTTTTCTACATCAGCATTTGCTTTGTCAAAACCTGCCCCTGTTGTAACAATCTCAGGCTTAAATCCTGCCTATTGTGCAGCAGATCCTAGCGTTCCTCTAACTGGTTCTCCTGCAGGCGGAATATTTTCCGGTCAAGGTGTAAGTGGTAACATCTTTAATCCTTCCAGTATTGCACCCGGAAATTACATTATTTCTTACACCTACACTGATCCAATCACTCAATGCAGTACCACTGCCACTGCTTCAACAACCATCAATGCTTTACCTGTAGTTACAGTTACACCTAGCGGTCCTACTAGTTTTTGCTCCGGACAAACAGTTGACTTAACAGCTAGTGGGGCCTTGAGTTATACCTGGTCCAATGGCCAAAATGCTCCTACCATTACCGTTTCAAATACTGGTTCTTTCACAGTAACTGGCTCAGATGCCAATGGTTGCAGATCATTACCTGTTGCTACTTCTATTAATGTATTAAGCTCTCCAGTACCAACCGTAACAAGTTCTGGAGGTACTAATACAATATGCACAGGTGCAACTTTAACTTTAACGGCATCTCCTGCTCAAACTTATTCTTGGAGTAACTCCGCTACCACCCCGTCTATTAGTGTAACATCTCCTGGAACTTATGATTTAACAGTTACTTATGCAAATGGTTGCCAAGCTACAACCAGTTTTGTTCTAAATCAAGGTGTACCCCCTGTTCCAACCATTGTTGAAGATGGACCTTTGTCATTTTGTGCCGGAGGAAATGTAATTTTAGCAACAACTCAACCATACCTTACTTATTCTTGGAACAATTACAATTCAACATCTAATTTTATTAATGTTATTAATGCAGGTAGCTACAGTGTTACCGTTACTGATGGAAGTGGTTGTACAGGAACCTCCAATACTATTTCAGTAAATGTTTTCGCATTGCCGAATCCTAGTGTTACTCCTACTGGTTTAGTTGAGATTTGCTCCGGTGATAACGTAACTGCATCCACTCAGAGTGGTTTCGTAAGTTATGCTTGGAGCCCTTCCGGTGGAACTTCTGAAACTGCAACCTTTACCCAGTCAGGTTACTATTATGTATCTGTAACGGATAACAATGGTTGTATAAATACCTCTGATTCGGTTCACGTTGTGGTGCATAACCTGCCAAATCCAATTACAATTACGGCAAACGGTCCAACTAACTTTTGTGAAGGGAATTCAGTTGTCTTATCAGCGCCTTCCGGATATCAAAGTTATACTTGGAATGATGGAAGTACTACTCAAAACCTTTTTGTTGATTCGGCGGGAGCCTATGCTTGTGTTGTAACAGATCAAAATGGCTGTTCCCCTGCAACAGGTTCCAATGCCATAGTAGTGAATGTATTTAATGGCACACCACCGGTTGCAAGTTTTTCCGGTAATACTTTGAGTTCTACCCCAGCAATTAGCTACCAATGGTATTATAATGGTAATATCATTTTGGGTGCAACTGGTCAAGATTACCAAGCAACCTCCTCCGGTGTTTACTATGTGATTGTTACGGATGCCAATGGATGTATTTTGAAATCCAACACCTTGGAATTTACCTATATTGGATTTGAAGAAATGGGATTGCAGAATATTGATATTTTCCCGAATCCTACCGAGAATCAAGTGATAATTGAAGTAAAATTCAATGCACCAACAGATTACACCATTGAGTTTACTGATATGTTAGGAAACCAGGTTCTTAAAACCGATTCTTTCAAAAACAAGGATGAAATGAAAAAATCCTATGATTTAACTGAATTAGCTGCAGGTATCTATTTCGTTAAGTTAAATGCAAATGGGGAAAGTTTCGTTCAGAAATTAATTAAGAACTAA